The following proteins come from a genomic window of Anticarsia gemmatalis isolate Benzon Research Colony breed Stoneville strain chromosome 25, ilAntGemm2 primary, whole genome shotgun sequence:
- the Gbeta13F gene encoding guanine nucleotide-binding protein subunit beta-1 translates to MNELDSLRQEAETLKNAIRDARKAACDTSLAQATANLEPIGRIQMRTRRTLRGHLAKIYAMHWGSDSRNLVSASQDGKLIVWDSHTTNKVHAIPLRSSWVMTCAYAPSGSYVACGGLDNICSIYSLKTREGNVRVSRELPGHSGYLSCCRFLDDNQILTSSGDMTCALWDIETGQQCGQFTGHTGDVMSLSLAPDQRTFVSGACDASAKLWDIRDCQCKQTFPGHESDINAVTFFPSGFAFATGSDDATCRMFDIRADQELAMYSHDNIICGITSVAFSKSGRLLLAGYDDFNCNVWDSMKSERAGILAGHDNRVSCLGVTENGMAVATGSWDSFLRIWN, encoded by the exons ATGAATGAACTAGACAGCCTGCGTCAGGAGGCCGAGACCTTAAAGAATGCTATCAGA GATGCGCGGAAGGCCGCGTGCGACACGTCGCTCGCGCAGGCGACGGCGAACCTGGAGCCCATCGGCCGCATACAGATGCGCACGCGCCGCACGCTGCGTGGTCACCTCGCCAAGATCTATGCGATGCACTGGGGCAGCGACTCCAg GAACTTGGTGTCGGCCAGTCAAGACGGCAAGCTGATCGTGTGGGACAGCCACACGACGAACAAGGTGCACGCGATACCGCTGCGCTCCTCCTGGGTGATGACGTGCGCGTACGCACCCTCCGGCTCTTACGTCGCGTGCGGAGGACTTGATAACATCTGCTCCATCTATAG CTTGAAGACGCGCGAGGGCAACGTGCGCGTGTCCCGCGAGCTGCCGGGACACTCGGGCTATCTGTCGTGCTGCCGCTTCCTCGACGACAACCAGATCCTCACCAGCTCCGGGGACATGACTTG CGCCCTTTGGGACATCGAGACGGGCCAGCAGTGCGGCCAGTTCACAGGACACACGGGCGACGTGATGTCCCTGTCGCTGGCGCCCGACCAGCGCACCTTCGTGTCGGGCGCGTGCGACGCCAGCGCCAAGCTGTGGGACATCCGCGACTGCCAGTGCAAACAGACCTTCCCGGGCCACGAGAGCGATATCAACGCTGTTACT TTCTTCCCATCCGGGTTCGCGTTCGCGACCGGGTCGGACGACGCGACGTGCCGCATGTTCGACATCCGCGCCGACCAGGAGCTGGCCATGTACTCGCACGACAACATCATCTGCGGCATCACGTCCGTGGCCTTCAGCAAGTCGGGCCGCCTGCTGCTCGCCGGCTACGACGACTTCAACTGCAACGTGTGGGACTCCATGAAGAGCGAGCGTGCCG GAATCCTCGCCGGCCACGACAACCGCGTGTCCTGTCTGGGCGTCACCGAAAACGGCATGGCGGTCGCCACCGGCTCCTGGGACTCGTTCCTGCGCATCTGGAACTAA